The genomic window TGTCATATGGATTAACGTATAAGGTGGGTTCATAGGTCCTTCATATCCGATCACTCTCAGAGTAATATCATAAAAATCATTGGCTTCATTTCGAGTGATTTTTTCAATACGAGGTGCGAAATAGAGTTGATTATCGCCTTTTGTGGACATGGTCTCCAAAATGATATTTGTACCAAGTTCTCTAAGGAAAGCCCGTTCTAAAATGCTTGGTTGCTGTTTCTGATCAATTGTTTGTGTTTCTGCACTTGCGGGGTGAACGTTAGTCATAAATAAGAAACAAATCACAACCATAATTGAAATTGACTTCCACAAAGGACATACCTCTTTTCACTTTAATTAGTTACTAATTTGCTTCAAAACAACATCAATTATGTAAACTTAGTTTTTAGTCAGTCTGATCATTAAAACAATATAACGAAAGAATGCCTTATGTTACTATTAATTGGAAGGGGTGGTAGAATGATTATTCGCAACGTGGTCAGCACAGATTACTATACATTATCGCCATTAATTAATGAATGGTGGGGTGGTAGAGACATGTCTGGTCTGTTACCAAAATTATTTTTTAATCATTTCAACAATACAAGTTTTGTAGCCGTAGATAAGGACATGATTATAGGATTTTTAATTGGCTTTCTGTCTCAATTTCACCCAGAGGAGGCATATATCCATTTTGTAGGTGTTCATCCAAACTATCGTAAACAAAGAGTTGGTGAGAGCCTTTATCAAGCCTTTTTTGAAGAAATTCGCAATGAAAACCGTTCAAAAGTTCGATGTATTACTTCTCCAGTAAATAGAACATCTATTGCCTATCATACAAAAATAGGTTTTTCTATTGAAGCAGGCGATAAAATCGTTGATGGGATATCCGTACAATCAAATTATGATGGCCCTGGGCAAGACAGAGTGCTTTTTATGAAAGAACTTACTTAAAAGATAATAGATAAGATAGTTTAACTTATAACTTATATTGTTTAACAAAAACATTTTAAGATAACATGTCTAAAGAATGTATTATTTCAATAAAGAATTATTATAGACCCTTATAAAAAATACTCACAAAAAAGTCCGGTGTAAAGATATCTTTACATCTGGCTTTTTTTAAATTAACATACTATGTGTAAAGATATGTTGACAAAGGAGGATTAAATTGAATGTTTTAAATAAAATTGAAGAATTAAGGAAATGTAGAGGAATTACTCAAGTTAAATTAGCTGAAGATCTAAACGTTTCAAGGCAAACGATTAATGCTATTGAGAAACACAAATATAATCCATCATTGGAGCTTTCTCTAAAAATTTCGGAATACTTCGATGTGAAGGTAGAGGAATTATTTAAATTAGTGACAAAAGGAGAGGTTAAAAGGTGAATAAATACTTATCTCTATTCTTGATAATACCAATAGTAATGTTTGGATACACCATTTACCAATGGCTTAATAATAGTACGGTGGATTTAGCATCATTACTATTTGGATCATTTATTCTTTCCATAATTTTAGGTTATTCCAATAAAATAACTTCAGATAGCAACAGCAATCAAGATGAGTTAAGCGATTATATAAAGAATTATAGTTCAAGATTATCTTATTATATTTTAATGGCATTTGGCTTTATAATACTTTTCTTTTCAGAAGGTACGGGTTCTTTAGAAAACCTCACGAATATTCCCCTAGTTATTCTTTTGTGTTTATTTGTAATCACAAAGCCAACTGTTGAATTTTTTTATTCTAAACGATTCCTATAAGTTATTATGAAACCCTTCTTGTACAGAGAAGAGTTAACGGAGCATCCTTTTTTAAAACCCTGTAGAGTAAAAATATTTTTAGGGAATCTTTAAAATTCGAACTTTACGAATACACAACTTCAGATGAGCAAAATGGAATAAAAAATTTGTTTACATAAAACAAAACCTTTGTTAAAAGACAATAAAAATTATCTTCAAAGGAGGTTAATACCTTTGCTACGAAGATCTTTATTTTTTCTGCTCATTCTAATTATATTTCTATCTGCTTATGATATAGAAGATCAGATTGAAAAAGATTACAGGGATGCTGATTTTACGAATGTTGAGAAAGCTATTCAGATGTTTAAAGAATATACACATATTAATATGAAAAAACCGAGCTTTATACCAATTGAAACTTTCATATTTTTGGTAGGTATATAGACGAAGCGTATTTTAAAGGCAAACTTCAGTTAGAATATATAAACTCTGAAACAAATGATGTCATGGACATTTGGGTTTCGAGTCTGGCGAACGGATCTAAGCCTAAAATGCATGCTGATAAGATTCTAATTAACGAGAAGTATCAAGCTTTTTACGAAACGGAAGTTGCAGAGGATTTTTCGTTATAAGCTATAACACTTTGTGTTGATGATAAATCGTATCGGATTGAAATGATACGTTCACTTTCAAAAGAAGTTTATTCCTTGGAATCGTTAAGAGAAGTTGCTAATAAATTAATTGGACATTAACAAACTCAAGATGCTTATAAGTGTATGCGAAAGCTATAACCGCAAGTAAGAAAAGTGTATTTTTAAAAATAAATCGCAATACACCTTTTATTTTCCAATAAAGCCGGGTATCTGAAAACAAAGGAGATGGTAGCGCATGCAAAAGGTGACTGCATTGGCAGGGATATTCTTATTCGCATTTTTACTAGCTGGTTGTCAAAGTTCCAGGGATGAGTTGAATGCGCAAGGTCAAAGTACGACTGAAACCGAGGAAAAAGAATTAGAAGAACCAGACAATGAAAGTGAGGCCTTGGATTATGAAAAAGTGGAAGTGGAGGACCAATATGTACTTCATACTCATTTGATAGATGAGGGTCAGGCGTTTTATACGGCTTTTTCTATTAATCGTAACGAAAGTGAAGAAGTAAAATTATTGGAAGAGCAATTACTAAATTCCCTTGCTGAAAGTGATCCGTCTGAACAAGATATACTGAACTCTTATACAGATCTATCTGTTGAGTCACAAAAATTAACCGTCCAATTTAATGAAGAAGGAAATCAATTATCCACAACAACAGCACAAACGACGTTATTTTACGACTCGTTGTTCGGGATTAGTGACCTCTATGGAATAAAAGAGATTGTCTTTTTACATCCTGACGGGGGAACCGATATTATCGTAGCAGAAAGAGAGGTTAATGATCCCCTAGTTGTTGAAGAAGAACGAGGTGCAACTCGGGGCTATTATACAGTCTATGATGAAGCGTTAGAAGAAACCTTGTTTTTATCTGGCGGGGCACTTGAAGAACAGGTAGTTAATGAAGCGGGTGAGCTTTTATCGTTTTCGGAAACTGTGGAAAAGATGGCAACCATTGATAAAGAAGATGCATTTTACGCTTCTGCCGTTGTGAAAGGAATTGAGGTTGTAAACGCAACGCTTGGTAATGGAATGGCATCTGTACAGTATACAATGGATGAGGATATGGTAACAGAAGCGGATCGTGTTGTGTTTGAAAATGCTATCCAGCTTGCCGCACTTGATTTTCATGCGTCAAAAGTTGAGTTGGTCAATGATACGTTACAGGAGCATGTGCGCTATCCATTAATTGAAGAGTGAAAATTAGGACGGACTAGCTTTTTTAAGTTATTTCGTCTTTTTATAAATAAATGAAGAATTGATAGGGATACCAATGGGGTATTCCTATTCAATTTGTTAAGGATATACTGATGATCAGAAGTTGTATGGTTTTGTATAAAACATCGTGCACCTTTTTGTTGGTTACAACCTTCCTATAATTAGTAAAAGTGTTATTGAACAAAGTTTTTCTAATCACTTGGGCGATGGCCTTGTTTTGATAAGAATCAAGAAATGAAGAACCTTCAGATGAACCCAAAATATAATGAGTAGAAAAAGTTTTCTTCTAACATTGTAAAGGGTGAGTAGGTTGAGTGATTTTTATAACTGTACTAATATCCAATATTTTAGGCGTACGTTACGTAATGGTGGATTAGGTCAATTTGAATGTGAGTGTGAATTTAATGGAGCTACGGGCGCCACCGGTCCAACAGGCCCAACCGGGGCAACGGGCCCAACCGGGTTAACAGGAGCTGGCAGTACAGGTCCAACCGGTCCAACAGGAATTGGATTTGATAGTGGGATTGTCGAATATGATCCAGCGTTAGCACCTGGTTATCCAGTTGGTCAGCTAGTAAGTTTTGAAGGAAGCTTGTACGTAGTGAACACAGCTCCACCGACAGGAGAGCCAGGAACATCACCGGACTATAGCTTGGTTGCGTCGCGAGGAGCGACCGGGGCAACAGGAGCTGGAAGCACGGGAACGACCGGAGTAACAGGAGCCACAGGAGATACCGGAGCAACCGGAGCAACGGGAATAACCGGGGCAACAGGAGAAACCGGAGCAACAGGAGATACCGGAGTCACCGGGGCAACAGGAGAAACCGGAGCAACGGGAGATACAGGAGCAACTGGGGTAACGGGAGCCACCGGGGTAACGGGAGTGACCGGAGCCACGGGGTTAACCGGAGCCACAGGAGATACCGGAGTCACCGGGGCAACAGGAGAAACCGGAACTACAGGAACTACAGGAGCAACCGGAGAAGCGGGAGCAACCGGAGCCACAGGAGTAACGGGAGCCACCGGAGTCACCGGGGCAACAGGAGATACCGGAGTCACCGGGGCAACAGGAGAAACCGGAGCAACCGGAGCAACAGGAACTACAGGAGCCACAGGAGATACCGGAGTCACCGGGGCAACAGGAGAAACCGGAACTACAGGAACTACAGGAGCAACCGGAGAAGCGGGAGCAACCGGAGCCACAGGAGTAACGGGAGCCACCGGAGTCACCGGGGCAACAGGAGATACCGGAGTCACCGGGGCAACAGGAGAAACCGGAGCAACCGGAGCAACAGGAACTACAGGAGCCACAGGAGATACCGGAGTCACCGGGGCAACAGGAGAAACCGGAACTACAGGAACTACAGGAGCCACGGGAGAAACAGGAGCAACCGGAGAAACGGGAGCAACCGGAATAACGGGAGCTACGGGAGAAACAGGAGCCACGGGAATAACAGGAGCTACGGGAATAACAGGAGCTACGGGAGTCACGGGAATAACAGGGGCCACAGGAGCCACGGGAGTCACTGGGTTAACAGGAGTAACGGGAGCCACAGGTGTAGCCGGAATAACGGGAGAAGCGGGAGCAACCGGAATAACCGGAGTAACCGGAGCCATAGGAGAAACTGGGGCCACGGGAGCAACGGGAATAACAGGAACAACGGGAATAACAGGAGCGACAGGGTTAACGGGAGCCACGGGAGATACAGGAGTAACGGGTGCGACAGGTCCTGGCACAGGAGCCACGGGAGTGACCGGAGCCACCGGAGCCACAGGAGAAACGGGAGTAACGGGAGCCACGGGAGTAACCGGAGTAACGGGAGTAACAGGAGAAACGGGAGTGACCGGAGTAACGGGGGCCACGGGGTTAACCGGAGCCACAGGAGTAACGGGAGTAACGGGAGTGACCGGAGTAACGGGGGCCACGGGGATAACCGGAGCCACAGGAGTAACGGGAGCCACGGGATTAACAGGAGTAACGGGAGCCACAGGAGTAACGGGGTTAACCGGAGCCACAGGAGTAACGGGAGAAACGGGAGCCACGGGAGCCACAGGAGTAACGGGAGCCACGGGATTAACAGGAGCCACAGGTGCAACAGGAGTAACAGGAGTAACAGGAGTAACGGGAGCCACGGGGTTAACCGGAGCCACAGGTGCAACAGGAGTAACGGGAGCCACGGGAGTGACCGGAGCCACGGGGTTAACCGGAGCTACAGGTGCAACAGGAGCCACCGGAATAACGGGAACGACTGGTTCAACCGGAGTGGCTGGATCAGGAGCGGTTGTACCATTTGCGTCTGGATTACCGACAACGTTAACAACTATTGCTGGTGGATTGGCAGGAACAACGAGTTTAGTCGGGTTTGGTAATTCGGTTGTAGGCGTCAGTTTAGTGGGTGGAAATGCAATTGATCTTACTGGTGCAGCTGGAACATTATTAAACTTTGCTTTTGTTGTTCCAAGAAGTGGGACGATTACAGCGTTATCAGGGTTCTTTAGTGTGACAGCGGGACTTTCCTTAATTGGTTCCACCGTCACGATTACGGCTCAAGTCTTTCGATCTCCAGGTCCAACACCAACGAACACGTTAACAGCAATTCCTGGTGCAGTCGTAACGTTAGCACCAGCGTTGACTGGAGCGATCACGCTAGGTGCCACATCAAGCGGGATCACATCGGGGTTAAATATTCCAGTCGCGGCTGGCGATCGATTGTTGTTAGTATTTTCGGCGACAGCAACGGGATTAACACTACTAAATACTGTAGCGGGTTATGCTAGTGGGGGCTTAGCGCTAAACTAACGATACCAAACAAACTGCTGGAGATGAGTCCAGCAGTTTGTTTCTTTATGTTTCTGTATGGTTTCATTCTCGTCGTTTAGTGCAATGATCTTTCTTCTATTAATTGCTTGGCCCACTGACACCATTCTATATACATTTTTGCGTACCGAATGCCGTATTCAACTGTTAACAGAGCCCCAAGGTCTTGCTTGTTTTCTTGTTTGAAATGGTCTCTCCACGCTTCTGTCTTTTCTAACGTAATGCGTTCCCTTTCTATCACCTCATCTAAAAGAGTGAGCACTTCTTTGTGAGTTAAGATTGGGAAAATAGTGGTTTTAATAAGAAATTCATCTTTTATTTTGGCTGACTTTAATGGTTCTTCTACAGCCCATCTAATGAGTTCTTTTCTCCCTTTATCGGTAAGGGAATAAATTTTTTTATTAGGCGACGATTCTTGAATCACAAGCTCGTGGTCGACAAGTTCGTCTTTTTCCATTTTGTGAAGCTCTGTATAGATTTGACTGTGTGTCGAACCCCAAAAGTGAACCATCTGTTGCTTAAAAATGTGCACAACATCATAACCGGTCACTCGTCGCTTTGAAATGATACCTAAAAGGGCATATCGCAGACTCATATCTTATTCATTCCTTAAAGTTTGTCAATATAAAGAAACTATACCATATCTTCTTGACCATTGTATGGCGAGTGTTTATTATTACTATAGTTTCATATGTCAAAATAGACATATTGAAAAGAGGGGAGATTCGTATGTATAACGTTCTTTATCAAACGCACATTGGAACATGGGCGATTCTATTATTAGTCGTAATCGTCAGTCTGTTCTATCGTTCTTTCTATTTAAAGATCTTCTTTAGAGTTCTTGCAGTGTTGATGTTAACGAGTGGAATTGGTTTAGCCATTTCTCTTTCTTTTCCATTCGTCTTCGTAATGAAGTTGATTATAGCTATACTGTGCATAGGCTTAGTAGAAATGTTGTTAAAGCGAGAGAAGCCTATTAAATCCTACGTTCTATTAGGTTCAACCTTTGTCAGCTTTTTATTGTTATGCCTGATCGGTTTTGGGGTGATTCGATTCTAATGAAGAAAAGAATAAAAATTTTACTCGTCGTTATTCTCGCACTCCTATTATCTAGTATTCTAGGCTTTTATATATGGACGCAAAACACGTACAGTGCTGTTGATGACCTTCCAGAAAGTGTAAAGGCACAAGATGGCTGGCTTTTATTTGAAGCGGATGACCCGCAAAATGGGCTTGTCCTTTACCCAGGAGCCAAAGTAGAACCAGATGCTTACGCCTTTTTAGGTGAGGAATTAGCCAGCCAAGGCATCACGGTAGCCATTCCATCTGTCCGCTTGAATTTACCTATTTTTGACCTTTCTAAGGCGAATGAGTTGTTTCAAAGGGAGAGCGTTGACTCGTTGGACTGGTATATAGGTGGCCATTCCATGGGAGGAGCGGCAGCCGCTATGTATGCAGATGCAAACTTGGATAAGGTTTCTGGTTTAGTGTTACTAGGTGCTTACGCTGCTGATAATGATTACTTACGAACGTCTCAGCTTCCGGTTCTGTCGATTAGTGGTTCTGAAGACGGCTTAAGTACACCCGAAAAAATCAATCAGTATCGCCCAAATCTTCCTGATACTGCTCAATTTATTGAGATAGAAGGAGGAAATCACGCTCAGTTCGGGGTATATGGGCCACAATCTGGAGATAATGAAGCCGCTATTTCTGTTGATGAGCAACAAGAGATGATTCTAACAACTATTTTAGAGTGGATAGACGATCAGGGGGATGTATGAAGAAGCTACGAATTTTTGCCATCGTAACAACTATTGTTGTACTGTTTGTGCTACTTCAAGGTTCCATTGTCACGAAGACCGGCTCCGGGCAGGGATGTGGAACAACCTGGCCGCTCTGTTTTGGCGATGTTATTCCGTACAATCCAACGTTAGAAACCATTATTGAGTACACACACCGCTTACCATCCAGTATTGCCGGCATGCTTGTGTTCATCTTATCCTTTTGGTCTTGGAAACAGTTATCCTATGTAAAAGAGATTCGCTTTTTTGCTCTTTTAGCTTCAGCGGCTATTTTGCTTCAAGGCTTAATGGGAGCCGGTCAAGTTGTTTATGGGCAACCGCCGTTAATTATGGCTCTTCATTTCGGTTTTTCTGCCATTTCATTAGCGGCTGTCTCTGTTATCACGCTGTTTACATTTGAGAAGCGGTGGAATCCGTTTAAGGTGACTGTAGGAAAATCATTTCTTCGGTATGTGATAGCCCTCACCATTTATTCGTACTTGGTTATTTATACAGGGGCATTTGTGAAGCATATGGGCGCTGCGACGGCATGCTCTGGATTTCCATTATGTAATGGTGAATGGATCCTTTTTAGTGAAGGGGCGATTGTGTTTGCCCAAATGTTTCATCGGCTTGCAGGAATGACGTTAGCCTTGCTCGTACTTCTATTTGCCGTTTGGGCCATTCGTATGTACAAAAAGCAGCGATCCCTCGTTATCATTAGTTTGGCCAGTATAGGGTTGATTGGCATTCAACTTGCCAGTGGGATTGGAATGGTACTCACATATAATCAAAACTTAACAATTGGAATAATCCATGCACTAACGATTTCACTTTTATTTGCTTTGTTTACGTATACCATCGTTTTATCGAGAAGAGGATGATTGAAGATGACTGATTTAGATGATGCCTATGCGCTATGCTATGAAAAAATGAAAACACATTCTGCTACGTTTTCGAAAGCTTTTCATTTTCTCCCAGTAAAGCAGAGAAGAGCTGTTTGGGCGATTTATGCTTTTTGCAGACAAGCAGATGACATTGTTGACGATGAAGGCGAGATGTTTACAAAAAGGCGTAAACTAAAGACGTTTGAACAACAGTTCGATCAGATGCTTGTAGATAAAGATGTTTCCCAGCCCGAGTGGCTAGCACTAAAAGATGTGTTTAACCAGTTTCATGTGAATCCATTGGATTTTAAAGATCAATTAAAAGGACAAGCGTTTGATTTGCGAACAAAGCGGATCGTCACTGTAGAAGAGTTGGAGCAGTATTCGTACTTTGTAGCCAGTACTGTCGGATTAATGCTCTTACCTATTCTTGCGCCAAAGGATCATCACGCATTGAGGGAAAGCGCTATTGCCCTTGGAAAAGGAATGCAGCTTACGAACATCCTACGTGATGTGGGAGAGGACCTTCAAAGAGGTAAAATTTACTTGCCTCTTGATCTGATGAATGAGTACGGGGTGACCGAGGAGCAGTTAAAAGCAGGGGGTGTCGACCAATCGTTTATTGATCTGTGGGAAGCAGTAGCTAGAAAAGCCGAACACTACTATGACCAGTCTTTAGAGCAGTTGGATGTGTATCCTAATGAAGCCAAATTTAGTGTATATGGCGCTACTATCATGTACAGAGAGATTTTACAAGCAATTCGAATGGAAAAGTACGATGTGTTTTCCCGTAAGATTTATGTAGATGACCAGCGCAAAAAAGAGATATTAGCCCAATTACGATTAACGAAAGACGAGCACAGACAACCTCTTTGATAAGATTTTAAAATTTTGAACGTCTTGACATTTTGTAAAGAAGTACGGTGGATGGAAGAACCGTAAAGTAGAACGAATCAAATACACTGATTGGTGTTCAATTTAAGATCGTTAAAAATACCAAGAAGAAAAACTATTTGTTAGAAAAATTATTCGCTTCACATGGTGAGGATGTAGATTAAGAAAAAGTTACAATTTGTATCCTTAACTCGTTGTTAGTATATGCTTTTAACAATGAGGGAGTGTACAAGCTCCATCTTTTATTGTATGTCCAATCAATGTATCTACCTAAATGATAAAAAAAAGACAACCGTTACTTTGCGGTTGTCTTTTTTGTAGGATGTGCTAATCTCAAAACCTATTTGAGATCAAGATGGTAATTAATACTTCCTAAACCTATCAGTAGTAATTCACATGTTGAATGGAGCAGTTTCAACGGCTCCATTCAAGCGTTAGACAATTCCTTCTGCTGATTGTAACACATCAAAATTAAACATTAAGGATGATGCTAGTTGGTGCTTTTTCAACGTCGCCTTTTCCTCCACCTGCTTGTTCGACATCGCCTTTTCCGCCCGGAGAGTTAATCGTAATAATCGTGATGATGGCAGTTGCTAAAAGTGCATAAGACCATTTTTTTAAGTTTGATTCACCCCCACAATATGATTGTTTTGACCCATTTTTCGAGCCAACTTTTTTTGTCTTCAGGAATAAGTACATTTTAAGATTGGAAGATTAAATTTCACATACCATACTTATATAGAATTACTATTGCGTAAAGCGTTAATGAACGGAGCGATAAAGAGTAAAATCCTCATGATGTATATTTATTGCATTCATTTCTTCTGGATATCTTTATTTCAGATAATCCTTCAAATATATAGATTGAATTTCTGCTAATATGCTCTTCGAGTATTCTTTGAACTTTAATTCTCCCTTTTTCCCATTAGTGACATAGGAACCCGTTTGATGAGGTGGTCTTCCAATACTAGCGTTATATAATAACTCCGCTCCTTTACTTGGATGAGGAAAGAACCATTTTGTTATGTGTATTAGAAAAAAAGGAATCCCATTTTTCCGATCATTTCTTAATGTGTTATTTCCTCCTGGATCAACGCAAAGTATTTTTAACCCCTCTTTAGAAAGTTCGGAGGATATTTCTTGAGACCAGAGCGACATGGCTAACTTACTTGTAGAATAAGGTCCAATTAATTTTTTGAATTTTTTTGGGCGCATAAGATTCTCATATGTTATTTTATTTATGAATTTAAACGCATTTGTACTT from Shouchella hunanensis includes these protein-coding regions:
- a CDS encoding GNAT family N-acetyltransferase, encoding MIIRNVVSTDYYTLSPLINEWWGGRDMSGLLPKLFFNHFNNTSFVAVDKDMIIGFLIGFLSQFHPEEAYIHFVGVHPNYRKQRVGESLYQAFFEEIRNENRSKVRCITSPVNRTSIAYHTKIGFSIEAGDKIVDGISVQSNYDGPGQDRVLFMKELT
- a CDS encoding alpha/beta family hydrolase, whose translation is MKKRIKILLVVILALLLSSILGFYIWTQNTYSAVDDLPESVKAQDGWLLFEADDPQNGLVLYPGAKVEPDAYAFLGEELASQGITVAIPSVRLNLPIFDLSKANELFQRESVDSLDWYIGGHSMGGAAAAMYADANLDKVSGLVLLGAYAADNDYLRTSQLPVLSISGSEDGLSTPEKINQYRPNLPDTAQFIEIEGGNHAQFGVYGPQSGDNEAAISVDEQQEMILTTILEWIDDQGDV
- a CDS encoding exosporium glycoprotein BclB-related protein; this encodes MSDFYNCTNIQYFRRTLRNGGLGQFECECEFNGATGATGPTGPTGATGPTGLTGAGSTGPTGPTGIGFDSGIVEYDPALAPGYPVGQLVSFEGSLYVVNTAPPTGEPGTSPDYSLVASRGATGATGAGSTGTTGVTGATGDTGATGATGITGATGETGATGDTGVTGATGETGATGDTGATGVTGATGVTGVTGATGLTGATGDTGVTGATGETGTTGTTGATGEAGATGATGVTGATGVTGATGDTGVTGATGETGATGATGTTGATGDTGVTGATGETGTTGTTGATGEAGATGATGVTGATGVTGATGDTGVTGATGETGATGATGTTGATGDTGVTGATGETGTTGTTGATGETGATGETGATGITGATGETGATGITGATGITGATGVTGITGATGATGVTGLTGVTGATGVAGITGEAGATGITGVTGAIGETGATGATGITGTTGITGATGLTGATGDTGVTGATGPGTGATGVTGATGATGETGVTGATGVTGVTGVTGETGVTGVTGATGLTGATGVTGVTGVTGVTGATGITGATGVTGATGLTGVTGATGVTGLTGATGVTGETGATGATGVTGATGLTGATGATGVTGVTGVTGATGLTGATGATGVTGATGVTGATGLTGATGATGATGITGTTGSTGVAGSGAVVPFASGLPTTLTTIAGGLAGTTSLVGFGNSVVGVSLVGGNAIDLTGAAGTLLNFAFVVPRSGTITALSGFFSVTAGLSLIGSTVTITAQVFRSPGPTPTNTLTAIPGAVVTLAPALTGAITLGATSSGITSGLNIPVAAGDRLLLVFSATATGLTLLNTVAGYASGGLALN
- a CDS encoding COX15/CtaA family protein, which translates into the protein MKKLRIFAIVTTIVVLFVLLQGSIVTKTGSGQGCGTTWPLCFGDVIPYNPTLETIIEYTHRLPSSIAGMLVFILSFWSWKQLSYVKEIRFFALLASAAILLQGLMGAGQVVYGQPPLIMALHFGFSAISLAAVSVITLFTFEKRWNPFKVTVGKSFLRYVIALTIYSYLVIYTGAFVKHMGAATACSGFPLCNGEWILFSEGAIVFAQMFHRLAGMTLALLVLLFAVWAIRMYKKQRSLVIISLASIGLIGIQLASGIGMVLTYNQNLTIGIIHALTISLLFALFTYTIVLSRRG
- a CDS encoding PadR family transcriptional regulator; translation: MSLRYALLGIISKRRVTGYDVVHIFKQQMVHFWGSTHSQIYTELHKMEKDELVDHELVIQESSPNKKIYSLTDKGRKELIRWAVEEPLKSAKIKDEFLIKTTIFPILTHKEVLTLLDEVIERERITLEKTEAWRDHFKQENKQDLGALLTVEYGIRYAKMYIEWCQWAKQLIEERSLH
- a CDS encoding helix-turn-helix transcriptional regulator, which translates into the protein MNVLNKIEELRKCRGITQVKLAEDLNVSRQTINAIEKHKYNPSLELSLKISEYFDVKVEELFKLVTKGEVKR
- a CDS encoding phytoene/squalene synthase family protein, which gives rise to MTDLDDAYALCYEKMKTHSATFSKAFHFLPVKQRRAVWAIYAFCRQADDIVDDEGEMFTKRRKLKTFEQQFDQMLVDKDVSQPEWLALKDVFNQFHVNPLDFKDQLKGQAFDLRTKRIVTVEELEQYSYFVASTVGLMLLPILAPKDHHALRESAIALGKGMQLTNILRDVGEDLQRGKIYLPLDLMNEYGVTEEQLKAGGVDQSFIDLWEAVARKAEHYYDQSLEQLDVYPNEAKFSVYGATIMYREILQAIRMEKYDVFSRKIYVDDQRKKEILAQLRLTKDEHRQPL
- a CDS encoding DUF1516 family protein yields the protein MYNVLYQTHIGTWAILLLVVIVSLFYRSFYLKIFFRVLAVLMLTSGIGLAISLSFPFVFVMKLIIAILCIGLVEMLLKREKPIKSYVLLGSTFVSFLLLCLIGFGVIRF
- a CDS encoding SDR family NAD(P)-dependent oxidoreductase, translated to MNNSIKTALITGASRGIGLELTKKLISEGWSVIALIRSNFPENEIDIKMKIKEGKIRIYKADLSNFTELKLTINSIKENEEVIDILFNNAGGSFDKKYYSAQSRELHFELHTVVPYILLFELKSLLKKGSDKLIVNTSTNAFKFINKITYENLMRPKKFKKLIGPYSTSKLAMSLWSQEISSELSKEGLKILCVDPGGNNTLRNDRKNGIPFFLIHITKWFFPHPSKGAELLYNASIGRPPHQTGSYVTNGKKGELKFKEYSKSILAEIQSIYLKDYLK